In Xyrauchen texanus isolate HMW12.3.18 chromosome 13, RBS_HiC_50CHRs, whole genome shotgun sequence, a single genomic region encodes these proteins:
- the si:dkey-43k4.5 gene encoding LOW QUALITY PROTEIN: potassium voltage-gated channel subfamily S member 2 (The sequence of the model RefSeq protein was modified relative to this genomic sequence to represent the inferred CDS: deleted 1 base in 1 codon), with amino-acid sequence MKGKRAENNSGISVGIMVKEKHPWWILDPEDYLVHINVGGMRHQLCSSMLKKYPETRLGRLLSCCSENDILQVCDDFDGQLKEYYFDRNPGLFHYVLHFYQTGKLHIMEELCIFSFTQEIEYWGISEFFLDCCCSYRYLDRKLENRHKSWDEESDVSSVDTSVDEISDLNKDMQHFHERRFGNILKCLWLTLENPGYSIPSKLFSILSICVVLISIATMCINSIPEYQKFDENDNPIEDPTMQALEVFCICWFTFEVVTRMLLAPNRRKFFLLPLNLIDIVSVMPIYMTLFFDLVIGSESELGNLGKLVQVLRLMRIFRVLKLARHSTGLRSLGATLRHSYREIGILLLYLAVGVSVFSGMAYTAEYEEDVGLDTIPACWWWGTVSMTTVGYGDVVPVTVAGKLAASGCILGGTLVVALPITIIFNKFSHFYRKQKALEASVRNSNKKRLKIRQQEMNTDRAIHGHCSEDDQEEDEDMNYEEGVVNYCYEDHPLPNTV; translated from the exons TTGGAATCATGGTGAAGGAAAAACACCCTTGGTGGATTTTGGATCCTGAGGACTACCTTGTGCACATCAATGTGGGTGGCATGAGGCACCAACTGTGCTCAAGCATGCTGAAGAAATATCCAGAGACCCGCCTTGGCCGACTCTTGTCCTGTTGCTCAGAGAATGATATTCTACAGGTCTGTGATGACTTCGATGGCCAGCTGAAAGAGTATTACTTCGACCGGAACCCTGGTCTTTTCCATTATGTCCTGCACTTTTACCAGACTGGCAAGCTGCATATTATGGAGGAGCTGTGCATTTTCTCGTTCACTCAGGAAATAGAGTACTGGGGCATCAGTGAATTCTTTCTGGACTGTTGTTGTAGTTATCGGTACCTTGATCGTAAACTGGAGAACCGG CATAAAAGCTGGGATGAGGAGAGTGATGTGAGCAGTGTGGATACGTCTGTTGATGAGATATCTGACCTTAACAAGGATATGCAGCACTTTCATGAAAGGCGTTTTGGGAACATTCTTAAGTGTCTTTGGCTAACATTAGAAAATCCAGGTTACTCAATCCCTAGCAAGCTCTTCAGCATACTTTCCATTTGTGTGGTGTTAATATCAATCGCCACCATGTGTATTAACAGCATTCCAGAATACCAGAAATTTGATGAAAATGATAATCCAATTGAGGACCCAACGATGCAAGCTTTGGAAGTGTTCTGCATCTGCTGGTTTACTTTTGAGGTTGTGACACGTATGCTTCTGGCTCCAAACCGTCGGAAGTTCTTCCTGCTACCACTAAACTTGATTGATATTGTCTCAGTGATGCCCATCTACATGACACTGTTTTTTGATCTGGTCATTGGGAGTGAGTCAGAGCTGGGCAACTTGGGGAAACTGGTCCAGGTGCTGCGGCTGATGAGAATCTTCCGGGTGCTGAAATTGGCCAGACACTCAACGGGGTTAAGGTCACTAGGCGCTACACTACGG CACAGCTACAGAGAGATTGGCATCTTATTGCTGTACCTGGCAGTGGGCGTGTCCGTGTTCTCTGGAATGGCTTACACTGCAGAATATGAGGAGGATGTTGGTTTGGACACAATCCCAGCTTGCTGGTGGTGGGGCACAGTCAGTATGACAACAGTGGGATATGGAGATGTAGTGCCAGTGACAGTAGCAGGAAAGCTGGCAGCATCTGGATGCATCTTGGGTGGCACCTTAGTCGTGGCACTACCCATCACCATCATTTTCAACAAGTTTTCACATTTTTACCGCAAACAAAAAGCTCTTGAGGCTTCGGTGAGAAATAGCAACAAGAAGAGGCTTAAGATTAGACAGCAGGAAATGAATACAGACAGAGCAATACATGGACACTGTTCGGAGGATGACCAGGAGGAGGATGAAGATATGAATTATGAGGAAGGAGTTGTGAACTACTGCTATGAAGACCATCCACTGCCAAATACAGTCTGA